Proteins co-encoded in one Ruegeria pomeroyi DSS-3 genomic window:
- the xdhB gene encoding xanthine dehydrogenase molybdopterin binding subunit yields MSVAKPLPHDAAPLHVAGTARYVDDIPTPRDTLHLAFGLSTIAKGRITAMDLDAVRKAPGVVRVMVADDLPFANDVSPSAHDEPLLSDGTVHYVGQPLFVVVATSHLAARKAVRRARIDYAEEPAILTIEQALAANSRFEDGPRIYEKGDAEAAISGAAHVIEGTFELGGQEHFYLEGQAALALPGEGGDMLVHSSTQHPTEIQHKVAEALGVPMHAVRVETRRMGGGFGGKESQGNALAVACAVAARATGRACKMRYDRDDDMVITGKRHAFRIAYRAGFDAEGRIQGVSFLHHAICGWAQDLSLPVADRAMLHADNAYLLPNARIESHRLKTNTQSATAYRGFGGPQGMVGIERVMDHAAHVLGIDPVELRQRNYYAAPVGGAAPHIPRSISNQKEANTTPYGQVVEDFELHGMTEALLTSSDYAARKAAVAAWNAANPIVKRGIAFSPVKFGISFTLTHLNQAGALVHVYQDGSVHLNHGGTEMGQGLFQKVAQVAASRFGIPLEMVKITATDTAKVPNTSATAASSGSDLNGMAVKAACDTIRDRMAAYLAERHQAEVASVRFGNGHVEVGEARYSFAEAAALAYQGRISLSATGFYKTPKIEWDRIQGRGRPFYYFAYGASVTEVAVDTLTGEYRILRADILHDAGASLNPDLDIGQVEGGYVQGAGWLTTEELVWDDHGRLRTHAPSTYKIPACSDRPEVFNVALWDGQNREDTIYRSKAVGEPPFMLGISAWLALSDAVASCGDAYPALNAPATAEEVWKGIRRLGDGV; encoded by the coding sequence ATGAGCGTCGCCAAACCCCTGCCCCATGACGCGGCCCCGCTGCACGTGGCCGGCACCGCCCGCTATGTCGACGATATCCCCACCCCGCGCGATACGCTGCATCTGGCCTTTGGCCTGAGCACGATTGCCAAGGGGCGGATCACCGCGATGGATCTGGACGCGGTACGGAAAGCACCCGGCGTGGTCCGGGTGATGGTGGCCGATGACCTGCCCTTTGCCAATGATGTCTCGCCCTCGGCCCATGACGAGCCGCTGTTGTCGGACGGCACCGTTCACTACGTAGGTCAGCCGCTGTTCGTGGTGGTGGCGACCAGCCACCTGGCCGCGCGCAAGGCGGTACGGCGGGCGCGGATCGACTATGCCGAGGAACCCGCGATCCTGACCATCGAACAGGCGCTGGCGGCCAACAGCCGGTTCGAGGACGGGCCGCGCATCTATGAAAAGGGTGATGCCGAGGCGGCGATTTCCGGGGCGGCTCATGTCATCGAGGGCACATTCGAGCTGGGCGGGCAGGAACATTTCTATCTCGAAGGTCAGGCCGCGCTGGCCTTGCCCGGCGAGGGCGGTGACATGCTGGTGCACAGTTCCACCCAGCACCCGACCGAGATTCAGCACAAGGTGGCCGAGGCGCTTGGCGTGCCGATGCACGCCGTCCGGGTCGAGACCCGCCGCATGGGCGGCGGTTTCGGAGGCAAGGAGAGCCAGGGCAACGCGCTGGCGGTGGCCTGCGCCGTGGCGGCGCGCGCCACGGGGCGTGCCTGCAAGATGCGCTATGACCGCGACGACGACATGGTGATCACCGGCAAGCGCCATGCCTTCCGCATCGCCTATCGCGCCGGGTTCGACGCGGAGGGGCGGATTCAGGGCGTCTCCTTCTTGCATCACGCGATCTGCGGCTGGGCGCAGGACCTGTCGCTGCCGGTCGCGGACCGGGCGATGCTGCATGCGGACAATGCCTATCTGCTGCCCAATGCCCGGATCGAGAGCCACCGGCTGAAGACCAACACGCAATCCGCCACCGCCTATCGCGGGTTCGGCGGGCCGCAGGGGATGGTCGGGATCGAGCGGGTGATGGACCATGCCGCGCATGTGCTGGGGATCGACCCGGTCGAGTTGAGGCAGCGTAATTACTATGCGGCGCCGGTGGGGGGCGCTGCCCCCCACATCCCCCGGAGTATTTCCAACCAGAAAGAAGCCAATACCACGCCCTATGGGCAGGTGGTCGAGGATTTCGAACTGCACGGGATGACCGAAGCGCTGCTGACCAGTTCGGATTACGCCGCGCGCAAGGCGGCGGTGGCGGCGTGGAACGCGGCCAATCCGATCGTCAAGCGGGGGATCGCGTTTTCACCGGTGAAGTTCGGGATTTCCTTTACCCTGACCCATCTGAACCAGGCGGGCGCGCTGGTGCATGTCTATCAGGATGGCTCTGTACATTTGAATCATGGCGGCACCGAGATGGGCCAGGGCCTGTTCCAGAAGGTGGCGCAGGTGGCCGCAAGCCGGTTCGGCATTCCGCTGGAGATGGTGAAGATCACCGCCACCGACACCGCCAAGGTGCCCAATACCTCGGCCACCGCGGCCTCGTCGGGATCGGACCTGAACGGCATGGCGGTCAAGGCCGCCTGCGACACCATCCGCGACCGGATGGCGGCGTATCTCGCCGAGCGGCATCAGGCGGAGGTCGCCTCGGTCCGGTTCGGGAATGGTCATGTCGAGGTGGGCGAGGCGCGCTACAGCTTTGCCGAGGCGGCGGCGCTGGCCTATCAGGGGCGGATCAGCCTGTCGGCGACCGGGTTCTACAAGACGCCCAAGATCGAGTGGGACCGCATCCAGGGGCGCGGGCGGCCGTTCTACTACTTTGCCTATGGCGCCTCGGTGACCGAGGTGGCGGTGGACACGCTGACCGGCGAATACCGCATCCTGCGCGCGGACATCCTGCATGATGCCGGCGCCTCGCTGAACCCCGATCTGGATATCGGCCAGGTCGAGGGCGGCTACGTGCAGGGCGCGGGCTGGCTGACCACCGAGGAGCTGGTCTGGGACGATCACGGGCGGCTCAGGACGCATGCGCCCTCGACCTACAAGATCCCGGCCTGTTCGGACCGGCCCGAGGTGTTCAACGTGGCGCTGTGGGACGGGCAGAACCGCGAGGACACGATCTATCGGTCGAAGGCCGTGGGCGAGCCGCCCTTCATGCTGGGGATTTCGGCCTGGCTGGCTTTGTCTGATGCCGTGGCATCCTGTGGCGATGCCTATCCGGCGCTGAACGCGCCCGCGACGGCGGAGGAGGTCTGGAAAGGCATCCGGAGGCTTGGCGATGGCGTTTGA
- the xdhA gene encoding xanthine dehydrogenase small subunit, which yields MDISFLLNGETVTLAGVDPTATLLDWLREARGLTGTKEGCNEGDCGACTVMISDAESSRALNACILFLPQLDGKAVRTVEGLGGTHPVQQAMVTHHGSQCGFCTPGFVMSMAASHAEGATDHDTQLAGNLCRCTGYAPIIRAARAVEDAPKPDWLATDRAFISPEILRGEAAGRGAEPPAAPTSSNELAALYDAHPDATLVAGATDVGLWVTKQLRELPKVIFLSGCADLKDIEITDTHVRLGAMVDMNRMRDALAPLHPSYGEMIRRYASVQVRNAATVGGNIANGSPIGDNPPALIALGATLHLRKGDTRRDLPLEAFFLDYGKQDRAPGEFVEAVSFPRQPDRLKCYKLSKRFDQDISAVCGCFNITVEGGTVTAARIAFGGMAGIPKRASAVEAALIGQPWTQQVVNAALPEFERDFTPMSDMRASARYRMETAKAMLSRYFAEDQGHLANVLEVRA from the coding sequence ATGGACATCTCGTTTCTTCTGAACGGAGAGACAGTCACGCTGGCGGGGGTAGACCCCACCGCGACACTGCTCGATTGGCTGCGCGAGGCGCGTGGATTGACCGGCACCAAGGAAGGTTGCAACGAAGGCGATTGCGGTGCCTGCACCGTGATGATCAGCGATGCTGAAAGCAGCCGCGCGCTCAACGCCTGCATCCTGTTCCTGCCACAACTCGACGGCAAGGCGGTGCGCACGGTCGAGGGGCTGGGCGGCACCCATCCGGTGCAGCAGGCCATGGTCACCCATCACGGCAGCCAGTGCGGTTTCTGCACCCCGGGCTTTGTGATGTCGATGGCCGCAAGCCATGCCGAGGGCGCCACCGATCACGACACCCAGCTGGCCGGCAATCTCTGCCGCTGCACCGGCTACGCCCCGATCATCCGCGCCGCCCGCGCTGTCGAGGACGCGCCGAAACCCGACTGGCTCGCCACCGATCGTGCCTTCATATCGCCGGAAATACTCCGGGGAGAGGCCGCAGGCCGGGGGGCAGAGCCCCCTGCCGCACCAACCTCAAGCAATGAACTGGCGGCCCTTTACGACGCCCATCCCGACGCCACGCTGGTCGCCGGGGCGACCGACGTCGGCCTCTGGGTGACCAAGCAGCTGCGCGAGTTGCCCAAGGTGATCTTTCTCTCAGGCTGCGCCGATCTGAAAGATATCGAGATCACCGATACCCATGTGCGCCTGGGCGCCATGGTCGACATGAACCGGATGCGCGACGCCCTGGCCCCCCTGCATCCCTCTTATGGCGAGATGATCCGCCGCTATGCCAGCGTGCAGGTGCGCAATGCCGCCACTGTCGGCGGCAACATCGCCAATGGCTCGCCCATCGGCGACAACCCGCCCGCGCTGATCGCGCTGGGTGCCACCCTGCATCTGCGCAAGGGTGACACACGCCGCGACCTGCCGCTCGAGGCGTTCTTTCTCGACTACGGCAAGCAGGACCGCGCGCCGGGTGAATTTGTCGAGGCGGTGAGCTTCCCGCGCCAGCCCGACCGGCTGAAATGCTACAAGCTGTCGAAGCGCTTCGATCAGGATATCTCGGCCGTCTGCGGCTGTTTCAACATCACCGTCGAGGGTGGCACCGTCACCGCCGCCCGCATCGCCTTTGGCGGTATGGCGGGCATCCCGAAACGTGCCAGCGCGGTCGAGGCCGCGCTGATCGGCCAGCCCTGGACGCAACAGGTTGTTAACGCGGCCCTGCCAGAGTTTGAACGGGACTTCACCCCGATGTCGGACATGCGCGCCTCGGCCCGCTATCGGATGGAGACCGCCAAGGCGATGCTGAGCCGCTATTTCGCCGAGGATCAGGGCCATTTGGCCAATGTGCTGGAGGTACGGGCATGA
- a CDS encoding sulfite exporter TauE/SafE family protein codes for MDLFLTFALVGFFAQLADSALGMGFGVISASVLLAQGVPPPLVSASVNAAKVPTGIVAGLSHALNGNIDKALFMRLALSGAAGGLVGALILGELKRPVLTVIIASYLLLIGGLILWRGLSGRAPRLLATGRISVLGATGGLIEGIGGSWGPVVTSGLIGSGHEPRRAIGSSALAELAVSLTVFLALMAGYHLGRWGTGRDLHEVLLPVAGLVAGGVPAALVGGRLAAVLPRRPLTVAVGLLAIAIGLQRLASLL; via the coding sequence TTGGACCTGTTCCTCACCTTTGCCCTTGTCGGCTTCTTTGCGCAGCTTGCGGACAGCGCCCTGGGCATGGGGTTCGGCGTCATCTCGGCCTCGGTCCTGCTGGCGCAGGGGGTGCCGCCACCGCTGGTCTCGGCCAGTGTCAACGCGGCCAAGGTGCCCACCGGCATCGTTGCGGGCCTGTCCCATGCGCTCAACGGCAATATCGACAAGGCGCTGTTTATGCGGCTGGCGCTGTCCGGGGCGGCGGGCGGCCTTGTCGGCGCGCTCATCCTGGGAGAGTTGAAGCGCCCGGTCCTGACCGTGATCATCGCCAGCTACCTGTTGCTGATCGGCGGGCTGATCCTGTGGCGCGGGCTATCGGGACGGGCGCCGCGCCTGCTGGCGACTGGCCGGATCTCGGTGCTGGGGGCGACGGGCGGGCTGATCGAGGGGATCGGCGGCAGCTGGGGGCCGGTGGTGACCAGCGGGCTGATCGGGTCGGGGCACGAGCCGCGCCGCGCCATCGGATCCTCGGCGCTGGCCGAGCTTGCGGTCAGCCTGACGGTGTTCCTGGCGCTGATGGCCGGGTACCATCTGGGCCGTTGGGGCACCGGGCGCGATCTGCACGAGGTGCTGTTACCGGTCGCGGGGCTGGTGGCGGGTGGCGTGCCGGCCGCCCTTGTGGGCGGTCGCCTGGCGGCGGTCCTACCCAGACGCCCCCTTACCGTGGCGGTTGGCCTGCTGGCCATCGCGATCGGCCTGCAACGGCTGGCCTCGCTGCTTTGA
- the dnaE gene encoding DNA polymerase III subunit alpha, which produces MSSNPRFIHLRLHTEYSLLEGAVRLKKLPALCDKMGMPAVAVTDTNNLFAALEFSVGASGAGIQPIIGCQLDLAYVAAMPGERPKPPAPLVLLAQNEAGYENLMKLNSCLYVDKGGQLPQVTLEELEALGDGLICLSGGPDGPVGRLLQAGQRPAAEALVDRLAAIFADRFYIELQRHPGEGGAPEAERLTERGHVEMAYAKGLPLVATNDVYFPEAGMYEAHDALICIADGAYVDQAEGRRRLTAQHYLKSPQEMATLFADLPEAIENTVEIARRCAFMAYRRDPILPKFADDEVVELRRQANEGLQARLAVIPHAVSAEDYQKRLDFELDIIEGMGFPGYFLIVADFIKWAKDHDIPVGPGRGSGAGSLVAYALTITDLDPLRYSLLFERFLNPERVSMPDFDIDFCMDRREEVIRYVQEKYGRDKVGQIITFGALLSKAAVRDIGRVLQMPYGQVDRLSKMIPVEGVKPVSIEKALKDEPRLREEARNEEVVDRLLTYGQQVEGLLRNASTHAAGVVIGDRPLDALVPLYQDPRSDMPATQFNMKWVEQAGLVKFDFLGLKTLTVIQNAMDLIFKSGRPLHVAADGRQLYDPAEGAENQINAIPLDDVPTYKLYSAAKTVAVFQVESSGMMDALKRMKPTCIEDIVALVALYRPGPMENIPVYCEVKNGLREITSVHPLIDHILEETQGIIVYQEQVMQIAQVMAGYSLGGADLLRRAMGKKIKEAMDAERPKFETGAAENGVDAKKASEVFDLLEKFANYGFNKSHAAAYAVVSYQTAWLKANHPVEFMAGVMNCDIHLTDKLAVYFEEVRKGLGLPYVPPCVNRSQATFDVVGGELVYALGALKNVGVEAMRLVVEGRQGAHPPEPASSRDAARRPDRAEERPFVTLFDFARRVDLKKVGKRPLEMMARAGAFDQLDPNRRRVFDSIEALMAYSGAIFEQKSSNQVSLFGEAGDDLPEPRLAQAPDWLPAERLSEEFKAIGFYLSGHPLDDYMPALKRKGVLTLDEVTEQARSGPVLAKMAGVVAGRQERKSARGNRFAFAQMSDPTGAFEVTLFSEVLEKSREFLETGSHVVLTAEATMEADQLKLLARSVGPADAVVAEAGATGLRVFMDNAGAVETVAHILAEAAQAARNAARGPVQLCLMDPGLPGEVEMDLGQEFPLNPQIKGALKSLDGVVDVEEM; this is translated from the coding sequence ATGAGCAGCAATCCCCGATTCATCCACCTTCGTCTTCACACCGAATACTCCCTTCTGGAGGGGGCGGTCCGGCTAAAGAAACTGCCCGCGCTTTGCGACAAGATGGGCATGCCGGCGGTGGCGGTGACCGATACCAACAACCTGTTTGCGGCGCTGGAATTCTCGGTCGGGGCCAGCGGGGCGGGCATTCAGCCGATCATCGGCTGTCAGCTGGATCTGGCCTATGTCGCCGCGATGCCGGGCGAACGGCCCAAGCCGCCGGCGCCGCTGGTTCTGCTGGCGCAGAACGAGGCCGGGTATGAGAACCTGATGAAGCTCAACAGCTGCCTTTACGTGGACAAGGGCGGACAACTGCCACAGGTCACGCTGGAGGAACTGGAGGCGCTGGGCGACGGGCTTATCTGTCTCAGCGGCGGGCCGGACGGGCCGGTGGGACGGCTGTTGCAGGCCGGTCAGCGCCCGGCGGCCGAGGCGCTGGTGGATCGGCTGGCGGCCATCTTTGCCGATCGGTTTTATATCGAGTTGCAGCGCCATCCGGGCGAAGGTGGCGCGCCCGAGGCGGAGCGCCTGACCGAACGCGGCCATGTGGAAATGGCCTATGCCAAGGGCCTGCCGCTGGTGGCCACCAATGATGTCTATTTCCCCGAGGCCGGCATGTACGAGGCGCATGACGCGCTGATCTGTATCGCCGACGGCGCCTATGTGGACCAGGCCGAGGGCCGCCGCCGCCTGACCGCGCAGCATTACCTGAAATCGCCGCAAGAGATGGCGACCCTGTTCGCCGACCTGCCCGAGGCGATCGAGAATACGGTCGAGATCGCGCGGCGCTGTGCCTTCATGGCCTATCGGCGCGACCCGATCCTGCCGAAATTCGCCGATGACGAGGTCGTGGAACTGCGCCGTCAGGCCAACGAGGGCCTGCAGGCCCGACTGGCGGTCATCCCGCATGCGGTCAGCGCCGAGGATTACCAGAAACGGCTCGATTTCGAACTCGACATCATCGAGGGGATGGGCTTTCCCGGATACTTCCTGATCGTCGCCGACTTCATCAAATGGGCCAAGGATCATGATATTCCGGTGGGGCCGGGGCGGGGTTCGGGTGCGGGGTCGCTGGTCGCCTATGCGCTGACCATCACCGACCTTGATCCGCTGCGCTATTCGCTGCTGTTCGAACGGTTTCTCAATCCCGAACGGGTCTCGATGCCCGACTTCGACATCGACTTCTGCATGGACCGGCGCGAAGAGGTGATCCGCTACGTGCAGGAGAAATACGGCCGCGACAAGGTGGGGCAGATCATCACCTTTGGTGCGCTTTTGTCCAAGGCCGCCGTGCGCGACATCGGGCGGGTCTTGCAGATGCCCTATGGCCAGGTCGATCGTCTGTCCAAGATGATCCCGGTCGAGGGGGTCAAGCCCGTCAGTATCGAAAAGGCGCTGAAGGACGAACCGCGCCTGCGCGAAGAGGCCCGCAACGAAGAGGTGGTCGACCGGCTGCTGACCTATGGCCAGCAGGTCGAGGGGTTGCTCAGAAACGCCTCGACCCATGCCGCCGGTGTGGTGATCGGAGACCGGCCGCTGGACGCGCTGGTGCCGCTCTATCAGGATCCGCGCTCGGACATGCCGGCGACCCAGTTCAACATGAAATGGGTGGAACAGGCCGGGCTGGTCAAGTTCGACTTCCTGGGCCTGAAGACCCTGACCGTCATCCAGAACGCGATGGACCTGATCTTCAAATCGGGGCGCCCGCTGCATGTGGCCGCTGACGGGCGCCAGCTTTATGACCCCGCCGAAGGGGCCGAGAACCAGATCAACGCCATCCCGCTGGACGACGTACCGACCTACAAGCTCTACTCGGCGGCCAAGACGGTGGCGGTGTTCCAGGTGGAAAGCTCGGGCATGATGGATGCGCTCAAGCGCATGAAGCCCACTTGTATCGAGGATATCGTGGCCCTCGTGGCGCTTTATCGCCCGGGGCCGATGGAAAACATCCCGGTCTATTGCGAGGTGAAGAACGGGCTGCGCGAGATCACCTCGGTGCATCCGCTCATCGACCATATCCTCGAGGAAACGCAGGGCATCATCGTCTATCAGGAACAGGTGATGCAGATCGCGCAGGTGATGGCGGGCTACAGCCTGGGTGGCGCCGACCTGCTGCGCCGCGCCATGGGCAAGAAGATCAAGGAGGCGATGGACGCCGAGCGGCCCAAGTTCGAAACCGGCGCGGCAGAGAATGGCGTCGATGCCAAGAAGGCCTCCGAGGTGTTCGACCTGCTCGAAAAATTCGCCAACTACGGTTTCAACAAATCGCACGCCGCCGCCTATGCGGTGGTCAGCTACCAGACCGCCTGGCTGAAGGCGAACCACCCGGTGGAGTTCATGGCGGGTGTCATGAACTGCGATATCCACCTCACCGACAAGCTGGCGGTCTATTTCGAAGAGGTCCGCAAGGGGCTGGGCCTGCCCTATGTGCCGCCCTGCGTGAACCGGTCTCAGGCCACGTTCGACGTGGTTGGCGGAGAGCTTGTCTATGCGCTGGGCGCGCTCAAGAATGTGGGCGTCGAGGCGATGCGCCTGGTGGTCGAAGGCCGCCAGGGCGCTCATCCGCCGGAACCGGCGTCTTCGCGCGACGCCGCGAGGAGGCCCGACAGGGCCGAGGAGCGCCCCTTTGTGACCCTGTTCGATTTCGCCCGCCGGGTGGACCTGAAAAAGGTCGGCAAGCGCCCGCTCGAGATGATGGCGCGCGCCGGGGCCTTTGACCAGCTCGATCCCAACCGGCGTCGGGTGTTCGACAGTATCGAGGCGCTGATGGCCTATTCCGGCGCCATCTTCGAACAGAAAAGCTCCAACCAGGTCTCGCTCTTTGGCGAGGCCGGTGACGACCTGCCCGAACCGCGTCTGGCGCAGGCGCCCGACTGGCTGCCCGCCGAGCGCCTGTCAGAGGAGTTCAAGGCCATCGGCTTCTACCTCTCGGGCCATCCGCTCGACGACTATATGCCGGCGCTGAAACGCAAGGGCGTACTGACGCTGGACGAGGTCACCGAACAGGCGCGCTCCGGCCCGGTGCTGGCCAAGATGGCAGGCGTCGTCGCCGGCCGGCAGGAACGCAAATCGGCGCGCGGCAACCGCTTTGCCTTTGCCCAGATGTCCGACCCGACCGGCGCCTTCGAGGTCACGCTGTTCTCGGAGGTGCTGGAGAAAAGCCGCGAGTTCCTCGAAACCGGCTCCCACGTGGTGCTGACCGCCGAGGCGACGATGGAGGCCGATCAGCTCAAGCTCTTGGCGCGTTCGGTCGGCCCCGCCGATGCGGTGGTGGCCGAGGCCGGCGCCACCGGCCTGCGGGTGTTCATGGACAATGCCGGCGCGGTCGAGACGGTGGCCCATATCCTGGCCGAGGCGGCGCAGGCTGCGCGCAATGCGGCGCGGGGTCCGGTGCAGCTGTGCCTGATGGATCCGGGCCTGCCCGGCGAGGTCGAGATGGATCTGGGGCAGGAGTTTCCCTTGAACCCGCAGATCAAGGGCGCGCTGAAATCGCTCGACGGGGTGGTGGACGTCGAAGAGATGTGA
- a CDS encoding CobW family GTP-binding protein, producing the protein MTPLPVTVIGGYLGAGKTTLVNHLLRHAAGRRLAVLVNEFGDLPIDADLIEAEEDGMISIAGGCICCSFGSDLIGALNDLAAMEPRPDHILVESSGVAIPGAIVSTMLLADGIRSDGIVVVVDGETVRQRAQDDYVGDTITRQLSDAEIVVVNKTDLLAHAVQTELMEWLAEAAPGAIAIPAERGRVAPGALLGVLPAPGTGQPAHHSDRLFDSLVLAPEGGQPIERLARDLATGPHGVIRAKGYLRDIEGALWLIQTVGRRWEVTPAQGPHQTGLVCIGFRDRLDRSGLAALAGATV; encoded by the coding sequence ATGACGCCGCTTCCGGTCACCGTCATCGGCGGCTATCTGGGTGCCGGCAAGACGACGCTGGTCAATCACCTGTTGCGCCATGCGGCGGGGCGCCGGCTGGCGGTACTGGTCAACGAATTCGGCGACCTGCCCATCGACGCCGACCTGATCGAGGCCGAAGAGGACGGCATGATCTCGATCGCGGGGGGCTGCATCTGCTGTTCCTTCGGCAGCGACCTGATCGGCGCGCTCAACGATCTGGCGGCGATGGAGCCGCGTCCCGACCATATCCTGGTGGAAAGCTCGGGCGTCGCGATCCCCGGTGCCATCGTGTCGACCATGCTGCTGGCCGATGGTATCCGATCCGACGGGATCGTGGTGGTGGTGGACGGCGAAACCGTGCGCCAGCGCGCACAGGACGATTATGTCGGCGACACCATCACCCGGCAGCTTTCGGATGCCGAGATCGTTGTGGTGAACAAGACCGATCTGCTAGCGCATGCGGTGCAAACCGAGTTGATGGAATGGCTGGCCGAGGCCGCCCCCGGCGCCATCGCCATCCCGGCTGAACGCGGCCGGGTGGCACCCGGCGCGTTGCTGGGTGTGCTGCCCGCCCCCGGCACGGGCCAGCCCGCCCACCATTCCGACCGCCTGTTTGACAGTCTGGTCTTGGCCCCGGAAGGTGGCCAGCCGATCGAGCGGCTGGCGCGCGACCTGGCCACTGGCCCCCATGGGGTGATCCGCGCCAAAGGCTATCTGCGCGATATCGAAGGGGCATTGTGGCTGATCCAGACCGTGGGCCGCCGCTGGGAGGTCACCCCCGCGCAAGGCCCGCACCAGACGGGCCTTGTCTGTATCGGTTTTCGCGACCGCCTGGACCGCAGTGGCCTGGCCGCGCTGGCCGGGGCCACGGTCTGA
- a CDS encoding amidohydrolase, which produces MAETIIYAARKIITMAPSRPEVSHVAVRDGRILGIGTLEELASWGDYRLDDRFAGKVLMPGFVEGHAHTMEGTLWRNVYVGWFDRMDPEGRVWPGLKSIDAVVARLREAEAQMSGPETPLAAWALDPIYMENRRVTRLELDQVSTTRPIGILHASGHIMNVNTRALELAGLMKPGVNHPGIPLGEDGLPLGPLYGPDAMTPVGPHVGFDRAMTDCDERGLRDYGKLCVRAGVTTCTDLAARLTDDSVDMMLRVTGEEDYPACIVPLRVFFGMSAEEIVDYCVSLKPRSTERLRLGRIKAVADGSIQGFSARLRWPGYYNGAPNGLWYTAPEQMSELYHRALAAGLQVHTHTNGDQATQMALDMLEPALKAHPSPDHRFTLQHCQMADAAQFRKMRSLGMNVNLFANHHFYWGDEHYRLTVGPERACRMNACRTALDTGVPMAIHSDAPVTPLGPLFTAWAAVNRITASGRVQGEEERISVSEALYAITLGAAYTLHMDGEVGSIEVGKRADFAVLDSDPTQADPMALKDIGVWGTVQGGRIFPASAL; this is translated from the coding sequence ATGGCCGAGACGATCATCTATGCTGCCCGCAAAATCATCACCATGGCGCCCTCTCGTCCCGAGGTCAGCCATGTGGCGGTGCGCGACGGGCGTATTCTGGGCATCGGCACGCTTGAGGAACTGGCCAGCTGGGGCGATTACCGGCTGGATGACCGCTTTGCCGGCAAGGTTCTGATGCCCGGCTTTGTCGAGGGGCATGCCCACACGATGGAGGGCACACTGTGGCGCAACGTCTATGTGGGGTGGTTCGACCGGATGGACCCAGAGGGCCGAGTCTGGCCCGGGCTGAAATCCATAGACGCGGTGGTGGCGCGGCTGCGCGAGGCCGAGGCACAGATGAGCGGGCCCGAGACGCCTCTGGCGGCCTGGGCGCTTGACCCGATCTATATGGAGAACCGCCGGGTGACCCGGCTTGAGCTGGATCAGGTCTCGACCACCCGGCCGATCGGCATCCTGCATGCTTCGGGCCATATCATGAACGTCAACACCCGCGCGCTGGAACTGGCCGGGTTGATGAAACCCGGGGTGAACCATCCCGGCATCCCGCTGGGCGAGGACGGGCTGCCGCTTGGCCCGCTTTACGGCCCCGACGCGATGACGCCGGTGGGGCCCCATGTGGGGTTCGACCGGGCGATGACCGATTGCGACGAACGGGGCCTGCGCGACTATGGCAAGCTCTGCGTGCGGGCGGGCGTGACCACCTGCACCGACCTGGCCGCCCGCCTGACCGATGACAGCGTCGACATGATGTTGCGGGTCACCGGCGAGGAGGACTATCCCGCCTGTATCGTGCCGCTGCGCGTTTTCTTTGGCATGAGTGCCGAAGAGATCGTCGACTATTGCGTTTCGCTCAAGCCGCGCTCGACCGAGCGCCTGCGGCTGGGGCGGATCAAGGCGGTGGCCGATGGTTCGATCCAGGGGTTTTCCGCCCGGCTGCGCTGGCCCGGTTATTACAACGGCGCGCCAAACGGTCTGTGGTACACCGCGCCCGAGCAGATGTCCGAGCTTTATCACAGGGCACTGGCCGCCGGGCTGCAGGTACATACCCATACCAATGGCGATCAGGCCACCCAGATGGCGCTGGACATGCTGGAACCCGCGCTCAAGGCGCATCCCAGCCCCGACCACCGCTTTACCCTGCAGCATTGCCAGATGGCCGACGCGGCGCAGTTCCGCAAGATGCGCAGCCTGGGCATGAATGTGAACCTGTTTGCCAACCACCATTTCTATTGGGGGGACGAGCATTACCGGCTGACCGTGGGACCGGAACGGGCCTGCCGGATGAATGCCTGCCGCACCGCGCTGGATACCGGCGTGCCCATGGCCATTCACTCGGATGCACCGGTCACCCCGCTGGGGCCTCTCTTTACCGCCTGGGCGGCGGTCAACCGGATCACCGCCTCGGGCCGGGTGCAGGGCGAAGAGGAGCGGATCAGCGTTTCCGAGGCGCTTTACGCGATCACCCTGGGGGCCGCCTATACCCTGCATATGGATGGCGAGGTCGGCTCGATCGAGGTGGGCAAGCGGGCCGATTTCGCGGTGCTCGACAGTGACCCGACCCAGGCCGATCCGATGGCGCTCAAGGATATCGGTGTCTGGGGCACGGTGCAGGGCGGACGGATCTTTCCGGCATCGGCGCTTTGA